TTTTCTCCTTTAAATGTTGTACCACAGCGGCTTGCGCTCCTATGGAGCGCTACCGAGCTGGCGGATTTACTAGTTGCTTAAGCGACTAGTTTAATATTATTTCTCGTTGCGACGACGAACGATAAGTTTGTCAGATTTCGCTTTCTTGTTACGAGTTTTAAGACCAAGAGCAGGTTTGCCCCATGGAGTAGATGGCGCTTTACGACCAACTGGTGCTTTACCTTCACCACCACCGTGTGGGTGATCGTTAGGGTTCATTACAGAACCACGAACTGTTGGGCGGATACCTTTCCAACGGCTACGTCCTGCTTTACCAAGGTTTACAAGTCCATGTTGTTCGTTTCCGACAACACCAACTGTAGCACGGCAAGTTCCAAGAATCATACGAACTTCACCTGATTGAAGACGAACAAGAACGTATTTACCTTCAGAACCCAATACTTGAGCAGATGCTCCAGCAGCACGTACCAATTCACCACCACGACCTGGTTTCAACTCGATGTTGTGGATCAAAGTACCAACTGGGATGTTAGCAAGTGGAAGAGCGTTTCCGACTTTGATATCTGCTTCTGGACCTGAAACGATACGTTGACCTACTTCAAGACCTTTTGGAGCGATGATGTATGCTTTCACACCGTCAGTGTAGTGTACAAGAGCGATGTTTGCAGAACGATTTGGATCGTACTCGATTGTTTTAACAACCGCTTCAACGTTGTCTTTGTTACGTTTGAAGTCAACCAAACGGTAGAAACGTTTGTGTCCACCACCTTGGTGACGAACTGTGATACGACCGTTGTTGTTACGACCAGCCTTGCTCTTCAATGCAACAAGCAATGATTTTTCAGGAGTGCTTGTTGTGATTTCAGCGAAATCCAAAGAAGTCATATTACGGCGACCGTTTGTTGTTGGTTTATAAACACGAATTCCCACGATATTTCCTCCTTAGATTATTCAGCTTCAGCAGCAAACAACTCGATTGCTTTTGAATCAGCTGTAAGTGTGATGATAGCTTTTTTAGTTTTGTTAGTAAAACCAGTGTAACGTCCAACACGTTTAGCTTTAGGTTTTACGTTGATTGTGTTAACGTTGGCAACTTTAACACCTTCGAAAGCAGCTTCAACAGCTTGCTTGATCAAAAGTTTGTGTGCACGAGTGTCAACTTCAAATACATATTTCCCTGCTTCAAGTTGAGCCATTGAGCTTTCAGTGATGACAGGTTTTTTGATAACATCATACAAATTCATTATGCAAGAACCTCCTCGATTTTAGAGATAGCTGCTTGTGTGACAAGAAGTTTGTCGCTATTTGCGATGTCAAGAACACTTGCAGTTGTAGCAGTTGCAACTTTCACGTTTGGAAGGTTACGAGCTGAAAGAGCTGCGAATTCATTTCCTTCTTCAAGGATAACAAGAACTTTAGAATCGATGCTCAATGCTGCAAGAACTTTTGCAAATTCAGCAGTTTTTGGAGCTGTAAATGAAAGAGCGTCTACAGCTACGAATTTGTTTTCAGCAACTTTTTCAGAGTAAACTGATTTAAGAGCTAGGCGACGAACTTTTTGTGGAAGTTTGTAGCCGTATGAACGTTGAGTTGGTCCGAAGACAACACCACCACCACGCCATTGTGGTGAGCGGATAGAACCTTGACGAGCACGTCCAGTCCCTTTTTGACGCCATGGTTTGCGTCCACCACCTGATACTGCAGAGCGGTTTTTAACAGCGTGTGTTCCTTGACGAAGGCTTGCGCGTTGGCTGATGATCACATCAAACACAACTGATTCATTTGGTTCAATACCAAATACTGCATCGTTAAGAACAACTTGGCCAGCTTCTTTACCAGTTTGGTCAAATAATGTTACGTTTGCCATTGTGACTGATTTCCCCTTTCTTTATTATTTACCAGCTTTAACTGCTGATTTGATAGTGATAAGAGATTTCTTAGCACCTGGTACGTTACCTTTGATAAGGATAACGTTCTTTTCTGGAACAACTTGTACAACTTCAAGGTTTTGAATTGTTACGCGGTCGCCACCCATACGTCCTGCAAGGTTTTTACCTTTGAATACGCGGTTAGGTGCAACAGGTCCCATAGAACCTGGACGACGGTGGTAACGAGAACCGTGAGCCATTGGTCCACGTGATTGTCCGTGGCGCTTGATAACACCTTGGAAACCTTTACCTTTAGAAGTACCAGTTACGTCAACAACGTCTCCAGCTGCGAATGTTTCAACTGTGATTTCAGCACCAACTTCCAAGCCTTCAACGTTTTTGAATTCACGAATGAAGCGCTTAGGAGCCGTGTTAGCTTTCGCTACATGTCCTTTAGCAGGTTTGTTGCTCAATACTTCGCGTTTGTCATCGAAACCAACTTGGATAGCGTTGTATCCGTCTGTCTCAACAGTTTTAACTTGAAGAACAACGTTTGGAGTTGCTTCAATAACTGTTACAGGGATCAATTCGCCAGCTTCAGTGAAGATTTGAGTCATTCCCACTTTTTTCCCTAAGATTCCTTTTGTCATGAGAAAATAGTTCCTTTTCTATATTTTTTATTCAAAAAGTTTTTAACGAGCGTTTTTTATGCTCAAGGTATCAAGCTTTAGATTAAAGTTTGATTTCTACGTTTACACCACTTGGAAGATCCAATTTCATCAAAGCATCAACTGTTTTTTGAGTTGGGTTAACGATATCGATCAAACGTTTGTGTGTACGCATTTCAAATTGTTCGCGAGAGTCTTTGTATTTGTGAGTCGCACGAATAATTGTGTAGAGGCTACGTTCAGTTGGAAGTGGGATTGGACCCGCAACTTGAGCACCTGTACGAGTAGCTGATTCTACGATTTTTGCAGCCGCTGTGTCAAGCGTACGGTGTTCGTAAGCTTTCAAACGGATACGGATTTTTTTGTTTGCCATCTTTTTCTCCTTTTCGTCTATTTAAGATAATAGGCTAGCTCCACAAGAAAACCGACGCGGTGTTGCGTGGCAATGCAACCGAGCGTGTCGCAACCTCTTGCATCAAAGCTAAAGCTGTAATTTACAGCACCATAATATAATAACACAAAGCCCCTGCGATTGCAAGGGATTTGTTGCTGTTTTTTAAATTTTTTAACATGAAAATGTTTTCTTTTTTGACAGATCATTTATTTAAGTGTTTTATGGAAGAAAGTTACTCTCTCTTCACCTGTTCATAGCTTTCTTTTCCGTCATTAAGCTTGTCCCAAGTCACTACTTGCCCACTTTTGAGGGATTTTTGCACATCGATAATTCGTTGGTTGGACGAACCTCGAAACTGGAGCATGAGATTTCTCTTAGTTCGATCATACCGTCCATCGACAAGAATGTCAATCAGTGATAAAAGTTCCAGTTTATCTTGTGTCTCCAACATCATTTCTTCCCAAGTGTAGCCCGTCCAGGACCAGATGTCTTTGTCTGGCAATTCCTTCCGGATACGTTTCACAAGTGGCAAGAGAATGCCCGTATTGAGAAAGGGCTCTCCTCCTAACAAAGTCAAGCCTTGAACATAGGGCTGAGCAAGATCTGCCATGATTTGTTCTTCTAATTCTGCTGTATAGGGAATGCCAGCATTAAAAGACCAAGTCGCAACATTATAACATCCCTCGCAGTGAAACATGCAACCTGATACATAGAGAGAGTTACGCACGCCTTCGCCATCAACAAAGTTAAAGGCCTTGTAGTCAATGATACGACCTTGACTAAGTTCCTCGCTTTTCCATTCTTGTGGTTTTGGATTATTCATTCGCTACCTCTATCCAATAACGCTCAACTCCATTACGAACATCTTCAAGAATCCCTCCATTTGCTAGAATGACTGATCTGCTAGCAGGATTATTCACGCTACAGGTCACCAGAGCTTTCTTGATGTTCTTTTCCTTAGCAACTTGCAAACCCTGACGGAGAGTCACTTTAGCATAACCCTTGCCTCTTTCAGATGGTCGGATGGAGTATCCAATGTGGCCACCTTTTTCTAGTAGGAAGTTATTGAGGCGCAATCGGAGGTTAAGAAATCCAAGTGCTTGACCTTTCCCGGAAAAAGCTACTAGTTGAATTGCTGGAACCCATCCTTCAGACAGATTAATTCCCATTTCCTGATTCTGATTGTTTTCTAACCAGTCTTCATAAGAAAAATTCTCTGTATCCCAAAAACCACCGTCGTGAGGCGACTGATATTTTTCAAATTCCGCCATCATGTCTATAACAGCTGTCTTATCTGCTAATCTTGGTCTGCGTAGTTCCATCCTTACCTCCCACTAAGAGAAAAGCGAGAGCTGACTCTCACTTTTATTTTTTCTTATTCTTGTTTAAAAATTGTTCTCTGAGGCTGAGTAAGCGTTCTTTTTTACCAGCTCCACCTTTAGAGTGTTTCTCGTGATAACGGGCCACTTGTGCGCGCCCCTTATCATCTAATTGATATTTTCCCATTTCATTTCTTTCTAATTTATTACTTGATGCCCAGCTATTTTAATCGTTGAACCATTCATATGTTTGACACGCGCAGCTATTTCCTTGTGACGGCCGTTGACCATAGGTCTCGCTTGAGGATTACCTAAGTAGCCACAAGTTCGTTTGACCACATCTACGGTTTTAGGATCACTATTGCCACAGTTTGGACAAGCAAATCCTCTTTCAGTTGGTTCAAAATCCCCTTCAAAGTCACACTTGTAGCAATGGTCAATCGGAGTATTGGTTCCTAGATAGCCCACGCGGTCATAGGCATAGTCCCAGACAGCTTCCAAGGCTTTTGGATTTTGCTGGAGGACTGGATACTCACAATAATGGATAAAACCACCTGACGCACCTGCTTCTGGATAGACTTTCTCAAAATCTAATTTTTCAAACGGTGTTGGATTTTTACGAACATCATAATGGAAAGAATTGGTGTAGTATTCTTTATCTGTAATATCCGGAATAGAGCCAAACTTCTCTGTATCTAGTCGGCAGAAACGGTCTGTCAGACTTTCAGATGGTGTTGAATAAATTGAGAAATGGTAACCATATTGATCCGACCACTCTTCTACACGGCGTTTCATATCACGAATGATATCCAGCGTAAATTCCTTGGCGTCTGGATTGTGTTCCCAGCTATTTCCAAAGAAGACAGTAGCCACTTCGTATAAACCGATGTAGCCCAGCGAAACGGTTGCGCGACGATTCTTAAAGAGCTGATCAACACTTTCTTCTTTACCCAGACGATGGCCAAAAGCGCCGTACTGATAAAGGATAGGAGCATTGGCTGGTGTCGCCTCTTTAGTACGTTCGACACGATAAACCAGAGCATCTTCTGCGATATTCATACGCTCGTTGAAGATTTCCCAGAACTTATTCATGTCTCCTTCAGACTCAAGAGCAATACGAGGAAGATTGACCGTCACAACACCTAGATTCATCCGACCCGAATTGACTTCTACACCATTTTCATCCTTCCATCCTTGGAGGAAAGAACGACAACCCATAGGAACCTTGAAAGAACCTGTCAAGTCAACAATCTTATCATAGGACAAAACATCTGGGTACATCCGCTTGGTTGCACACTCGAGGGCCAACTGTTTGATGTCATAGTTTGGAGTCCCTTCTTCCAAGTTGAGGTCTCTTTTCAGAGTAAAAATCAGTTTAGGGAAGATAGCCGTACGATGTTCTGAACCAAGACCCTTGATACGAATGGTCAAGATAGCTTTTTGAATTTCTCGTTCAAAACGACTGGTTCCCAGACCAAAACCTAGTGAAGTAAAAGGTGTTTGACCATTTGAAGTGAAGAGAGTATTGATTTCATACTCAAGAGATTGCATGGCATCGTAGATGTCTTTTTGGGTTTTCTTCCAAGCGTAATCTTCCCGTTTGTCAGGCAAGACCCATTCTTCTGCATCTTTGAGATGTTTTTGATAATTCTTCTCTGCGTAAGGCGCCAAGACCTCATCGATACGGTCAGCTGAACAGCCTCCGTACTGGCTAGAAGCAACGTTGGCAATGATTTGGGAAATCTGAGCTGTCGCAGTCTGAATAGACTTAGGACTCTCTACCTCTGCATTTCCAATCTTAAAACCATTTTCCAACATCCCTTTAAAATCAATCAAACAGCAGTTGGTCATAGGGGTATAGGGGCTGTAGTCCAAATCGTGATAGTGGATATCCCCTTTTTGATGGGCATTGGCTACATGCTTAGGAAGCATTTGCAGTCCGATTGACTTTCCAACAATCCCTGCTGTCAAATCACGCTGGGTGTTAAAGACATCACTGTCTTTATTAGCATTTTCATTGACAACTGCTTGATCTTTGTTGAGAAGTTTGTGGATACTAAAGTTGATATCTGTCGCTTTTGAGCGCTCAAAATCCCTCTGTGTCCGATAAGTAATATACTCTTCAGCCAAGGCGTATTCTTTGGCTTCAAGGAGTTCATGTTCTACGATATTTTGGATTTCATAAATCTTAACTCCCTGCGGAAAACGACTATGAATTTCTGTGACAATTCGCTCAGTCAGAGCATTGAGGCGTTTTTCGACTAAGGGTGTCACGTCCATAACCTTGTCTGCCCCCTTGTGGAGAGCTTTATCAATCTTGTCCACATCAAATACAACACGTCTTCCATCTCGTTTCTCGACGAAGAGAGTTGGCAAAATTGTAATTTTTTCTTCTAGTGCAATCATATGCATGCTCTTTTCTAAAATGTTCTTTCTAAAAAGTATTATACCACTCTAAAAAGAAAAATCAATATCTTGTGTTAAAAATCCTAAAATTTTTAAAAATACACAAGATATTGATTTTGTTATTTAATTTTATAGACTTTGAATTCTGAGTAATCAGTCTTTACTTGTTGGTAATTTTCTTTCAAGAGTGTTTCTACTTCAGACCAGACTGGCACCTTGTCATTCACCACAATCAATTTAGGTTGATTTTCTTTCAAATCATTGATCAAACTAGTTTTATTTTCTTCTGTATTCGTGTAGAAAAGAGGTGATGAGAACATGGATCCAGCCAAACGCTGGCTTTCTTTATAGATCTGAACATGAGAATCCCAGATATAGATTTGGTCTCCCTCACTCGTCTCTTGTTTTATTCTATCCACTACTTGATGTTGCTCACTATAAGAAGCTGGATGCAAGACAAAACGAGCTACAAAAGGAACTGCAATTAGATAAACCACTACTAGAATCGGTAAGTAGAGATTTCCCCTCATAAATTTTTTCCATAAAGTTGGAACTTCCTCTCTTCTCCGACGACGTGCTATCCTTCCCGAGTGTTCCCCACGAATACTGGTCATCAAAAGAAGGAGCAAAAATAGAAGAATCAGAATTAAATGTGAACCGTGGAGAGGTTCTCGAGACAAGAGCAGTAAGGCTAGGACAAATAATAAAACAAAGCTAGCTGGTACTGAGATGACATATAATCTAGATGCTTTAGATTGGAACAAGCCCAGAAAAACAAGGATGAAGCTTCCTAATCCAAAAGTTAATAGACCATAGAATAAAGCATTTTCTGCTAACTGCGGATTAGTAAAAGCCACCATAGAAGTAAATGGATACAAAAATCTACTTAAAGCCTCTTCAAAACCTCCTGAAATGATGACATAGTAGCCTAAAGGATAAAATAGGAGAGAGAAACCAAGTGCTGTCGTAAAAAATTGGTAAATTCCATGTATAAAGCGTCCATGTCCAATATTAAAGACCAATAAACCTACAGTTATCGCTACAATAAATAGAAGACTAGTTAGGGGTTCTATGAAAAATGATAGGGCTAAGAAAATCCCCAAACGTAGAAATCCCTTGTCATGGTTAGGATTTGATAGATAACGCGCTACTAAAGAAAAGCCTGCAAATAAGAATGGAAGAGCTACAATCGTAGCATAGCCTCCGCCAAAACCGAGACCAGACACCAAAATATAAAATATTGTTAGGAGTTGTTTGGCTTGATCCCTCTGTCCCGTCAGATAGTCAGTTGCAGAAAAAAGGAAATACCCCCCTCCTAAGAGGGCTAGCCATTCTACCAAGGCAAAAAGGATACCTCCTTGGGTAATGTAAAGTAGTAAGTAATAGAGAAGACCTTGACCAGCATAATAGCTACTGTAGAGCTGTCCTCCCTGATGCAAAGCCCACCCTATATACAAATCCTGAGCCTGAGAAGGACTTACCATATCTAAAAGTAAAGGAAGCACCACAGAAAAAACCGTCGCAATCGTACTTCCAATGATGAGTCTAAAAAACGGGAAAGCTAGGCGCTCTTCTTTTTCCAGGTTCGATTCAAGATTCCTATCCAATCTATTTTCTATTTCATTACTCTGTATCGTTTCGGATACTTCTTCGATTCTGCCATATACAGCCATATCGTTTCTCCTATTCAATTTATCTGTCTTAGTATATCAAAAAGTCCTAGGATTGTCAGCTTGCGATGGCTGTTTGAGTGATTTTTTGCATAGTTTCACAAAGGTTTCAATTTCCCGAAATCGATGTAAATTCGTCTGTTTAAATGTCCTGATATAATCCAATTCTTTCTGAGTCAGCATCGTCCCCCCTATATCTTCTTATTCGTAAAAGGCAAGAAAAATAGGACTGGTTTGTGTCCTCAGTCCTAGATTTCTTATAAGATTGGGGCAAATAACTGGGCAATTTCCTTAATCAATTTTTGATACCAGCTATTTTTTATCGTATGAGGGAAAATTTCTTGCGATACTGAAAAAATCTCTTGAAAATCTTTTTGAATCTCTGTGATTGATTCTGTTTTATATAGCAAGACTGCATTTTCATAATGGTGAAGCAAACTTCTATAATCTAAGTTAATGGTTCCAACTGTAGCAAAATCCTTATCCACTAGGATTTGTTTACTGTGGATAAAGCCTGGACTATACTCAAAAATCCTTACTCCTGTTGACAACAAATCCGGATAGGCCCCTCTCGTGATGAGTTGGATTAATTTTTTATCCGGAATGAAAGGTGTTACAATGCGGACATCAACACCCCTCATGGCCGCATTTTTAATACTCTCTGTTAAGTCATAGTCAATAATCAAATAGGGGGTTGTGATATAGACTAAATCAGTAGCCTGATTAATCAAACTTTGATAAACTTTTTTCCCTACCTGGGTACGGAAGATGGGCTTGGGTCCACTACCGTAAGGAATGCAGAGCCCTTGGCCAGAACAAGGCTGATTTTCCAAGTGATACTGGTCAAAATCGCTGATTTCCCCACGATTGATATACCAGGTCATCAAAAAGAGACGGGTGAGAGCCTTGACACCAGGACCATCTAAGCGAATCCCACTATCCTTCCAATAACCAAAGCGTTCTACATGATTGATGTACTCATCGGCTAAGTTAATCCCTCCTGTATAGGCTATCTGACCATCTATGACAAGGATTTTCCGATGGTCTCGATTATTATAAGCTACTGTCAAACGAGGAATCACCTTGTTAAATTTGTGGGCTTCAATGCCTCGACTACGAAGTTGAATAGTATAGTCTCCAGGTAAAGTCGCCATACAGCCGATATCATCATAGAGCATCTTGACCTCTACACCTTGAGCTGCCTTTTGCTCTAGTATGTCTAGTATGCTATTCCACATCAGACCTTCTTCGACAATATAGTACTCTAGAAAGATAAACTTTTCAGCTTTCTTGAGGTCTTCCAGCATATGTTGCCACATGCTTTCACCTGAAGGAAAGAATTGTGAGGCCGTTCGATCATATACATCGGCATTGTTATCCATACTCAACAAAGATTTAATAACCCCGTAAGCCGCCTTATCCTCTTCCTTCAATTTCTGGCGGAGTGCTTTACTGTTATCTTCCCGAAAATGCATCGAACCAAGTTTGTCCAACTGTTTGATTTCTTTTTTGGACAATCGCCTTTCTCCGAACATCAGATAGAGCAGGGGGCCAATGATAGGAACAAAAGTTACCACTAACCACATTACTTTGCTTTCAGGTGTCATAGAACGATTGACAATCGCGACAATAGTCGCCATACTCATAATGATTAAGAGAATCACCCAAAGAATAGGGGCCATGCGCCCTAAATAAAGAAAGAGACCAAAAACAAGAGAAAGCTCAAGTAGCATAATCAAAAGACTAAAGCCATACTTGGACATCAATAATTGAAATTTCCTATATTTCATATCCCCTCCTTGATATTTTGAATGCTAAAAACAGGTAACTGATACTAGTATAACTCAGGTATTCGACAGAAGGCAAGTATTTATGATTATTTTTCTGAGTAATCATAAAAGAGACCGAAAAATCCAGTCTCCTACTAGTCTATTTTGATAAAACGATGCGATCAGACGCTTCTCTATCCATATCGTCGATAATCATCTGGTTACCATTGATTGTATAAATCTTGGCATCATCACCAATAATCATGCGTTGATTGGCTGGATCGAAGCTGACCTGTTTGATTTCTTGATCTCCGTCAGTTTCTACCTGTGTCCATGTACCAGTTGTTCCAGTTACCACTAAAGTGATGCGGTCTCCTTCATCCTGACCAGTATAAGTTCCATCAATATTGGTTGGTTGAGCTGTAACTGTATTTTGTGAAGAACTTGTTGCTGCCTGGTTTGTATTTTCTGTAGAAGATGAAGTAGCAGGTTGTGATTGCTGAGTTTGTTGTGTTTGCGGTTGAGCTGCTGGTTGTTGAACCTGTTGAGTTCTTTGTGAACAAGCTACTAAGAGACTAAGACTTGCTAAAGAAGCAAGAGAAAGTGTGAATGTTTTTAATTTCATGATGAATTTCCTTTCTTCTACCAATTTAGAGCAATTTTCTTCTAACTGGCAGTTCCCCTAGTATAACAAGTTCAAAAAAGGAGGTCAATTTATCTGCTCATGCTCCTGTAGGTGACTCCGTACTTCTGATATAAAATAGAGAGACCCTGTGACGAACAATAAGTCCTGCGCGTCGCTTCTTTCTTCAAAACTACTAATAAATTCTCGGTAAGAAGGAATTACATCATAACCTAACACATCCTTTTCGTCCAAAGCACCCTGATAGTCAAAGCCAGCCACCTTGAGTTCCACTTGAGGTAAATTTTCAGTCAGATAACCCAACATCCCTTGATAATCCTTACGTTTCAAGGCTCCAAATAAGATTTGAGGACGATAGCCTTCCTGCTCTTTTTCTTTGATAAACTCAACCAAGCGAGTCAAGGCAGGGAGGTTATGAGCACCATCCAAGTATATCTGCGGACGAATACGCTCCAAACGACCAGCCCAATGGGTCTTCGCTAAAGCCTGTCTTACAGCCTGCTCATCAACAACTTCCTTTCCTTCTCTCATAAAGAGAAGAAATACTTGCAACGCCAAGGCCGCATTTTCCTGCTGATAGGCTCCTTCCAAGCCTATTTTCAACTGTGAGAGGGTTCCTAAAGAACTTGAAAAATCACCATTCAGCATTGAAAAATCCTGGCCTGCCTGATAAAGGTCAGCAGCTAAAGATTCCGCTTTTTCCTGACAAACAAGACTAGCTTCTGGAGGCAATTTGGCAATCACTGCCTTCTTGCCAGCCTTGAAAATGCCAGCTTTTTGCTCTGCAATTGCTTCTAGACTATCACCCAAGGTCTCCTGATGATCAAGGCCGATGGAGGTGATGACAGCAATCTCTCCAGTTACCACATTGGTCGTGTCAAGTAATCCACCAATTCCCACTTCTAGTAAAACCAAATCCACCTCTTGCTCCCTAAAAT
Above is a genomic segment from Streptococcus mitis containing:
- the rplB gene encoding 50S ribosomal protein L2 (one of the primary rRNA-binding proteins; required for association of the 30S and 50S subunits to form the 70S ribosome, for tRNA binding and peptide bond formation) encodes the protein MGIRVYKPTTNGRRNMTSLDFAEITTSTPEKSLLVALKSKAGRNNNGRITVRHQGGGHKRFYRLVDFKRNKDNVEAVVKTIEYDPNRSANIALVHYTDGVKAYIIAPKGLEVGQRIVSGPEADIKVGNALPLANIPVGTLIHNIELKPGRGGELVRAAGASAQVLGSEGKYVLVRLQSGEVRMILGTCRATVGVVGNEQHGLVNLGKAGRSRWKGIRPTVRGSVMNPNDHPHGGGEGKAPVGRKAPSTPWGKPALGLKTRNKKAKSDKLIVRRRNEK
- a CDS encoding 50S ribosomal protein L23, with amino-acid sequence MNLYDVIKKPVITESSMAQLEAGKYVFEVDTRAHKLLIKQAVEAAFEGVKVANVNTINVKPKAKRVGRYTGFTNKTKKAIITLTADSKAIELFAAEAE
- a CDS encoding 50S ribosomal protein L4, encoding MANVTLFDQTGKEAGQVVLNDAVFGIEPNESVVFDVIISQRASLRQGTHAVKNRSAVSGGGRKPWRQKGTGRARQGSIRSPQWRGGGVVFGPTQRSYGYKLPQKVRRLALKSVYSEKVAENKFVAVDALSFTAPKTAEFAKVLAALSIDSKVLVILEEGNEFAALSARNLPNVKVATATTASVLDIANSDKLLVTQAAISKIEEVLA
- a CDS encoding 50S ribosomal protein L3 codes for the protein MTKGILGKKVGMTQIFTEAGELIPVTVIEATPNVVLQVKTVETDGYNAIQVGFDDKREVLSNKPAKGHVAKANTAPKRFIREFKNVEGLEVGAEITVETFAAGDVVDVTGTSKGKGFQGVIKRHGQSRGPMAHGSRYHRRPGSMGPVAPNRVFKGKNLAGRMGGDRVTIQNLEVVQVVPEKNVILIKGNVPGAKKSLITIKSAVKAGK
- a CDS encoding 30S ribosomal protein S10, producing the protein MANKKIRIRLKAYEHRTLDTAAAKIVESATRTGAQVAGPIPLPTERSLYTIIRATHKYKDSREQFEMRTHKRLIDIVNPTQKTVDALMKLDLPSGVNVEIKL
- a CDS encoding ribonucleoside-triphosphate reductase activating protein, translated to MNNPKPQEWKSEELSQGRIIDYKAFNFVDGEGVRNSLYVSGCMFHCEGCYNVATWSFNAGIPYTAELEEQIMADLAQPYVQGLTLLGGEPFLNTGILLPLVKRIRKELPDKDIWSWTGYTWEEMMLETQDKLELLSLIDILVDGRYDRTKRNLMLQFRGSSNQRIIDVQKSLKSGQVVTWDKLNDGKESYEQVKRE
- a CDS encoding GNAT family acetyltransferase — translated: MELRRPRLADKTAVIDMMAEFEKYQSPHDGGFWDTENFSYEDWLENNQNQEMGINLSEGWVPAIQLVAFSGKGQALGFLNLRLRLNNFLLEKGGHIGYSIRPSERGKGYAKVTLRQGLQVAKEKNIKKALVTCSVNNPASRSVILANGGILEDVRNGVERYWIEVANE
- a CDS encoding anaerobic ribonucleoside triphosphate reductase; this translates as MIALEEKITILPTLFVEKRDGRRVVFDVDKIDKALHKGADKVMDVTPLVEKRLNALTERIVTEIHSRFPQGVKIYEIQNIVEHELLEAKEYALAEEYITYRTQRDFERSKATDINFSIHKLLNKDQAVVNENANKDSDVFNTQRDLTAGIVGKSIGLQMLPKHVANAHQKGDIHYHDLDYSPYTPMTNCCLIDFKGMLENGFKIGNAEVESPKSIQTATAQISQIIANVASSQYGGCSADRIDEVLAPYAEKNYQKHLKDAEEWVLPDKREDYAWKKTQKDIYDAMQSLEYEINTLFTSNGQTPFTSLGFGLGTSRFEREIQKAILTIRIKGLGSEHRTAIFPKLIFTLKRDLNLEEGTPNYDIKQLALECATKRMYPDVLSYDKIVDLTGSFKVPMGCRSFLQGWKDENGVEVNSGRMNLGVVTVNLPRIALESEGDMNKFWEIFNERMNIAEDALVYRVERTKEATPANAPILYQYGAFGHRLGKEESVDQLFKNRRATVSLGYIGLYEVATVFFGNSWEHNPDAKEFTLDIIRDMKRRVEEWSDQYGYHFSIYSTPSESLTDRFCRLDTEKFGSIPDITDKEYYTNSFHYDVRKNPTPFEKLDFEKVYPEAGASGGFIHYCEYPVLQQNPKALEAVWDYAYDRVGYLGTNTPIDHCYKCDFEGDFEPTERGFACPNCGNSDPKTVDVVKRTCGYLGNPQARPMVNGRHKEIAARVKHMNGSTIKIAGHQVIN
- a CDS encoding damage-inducible protein CinA, producing the protein MAVYGRIEEVSETIQSNEIENRLDRNLESNLEKEERLAFPFFRLIIGSTIATVFSVVLPLLLDMVSPSQAQDLYIGWALHQGGQLYSSYYAGQGLLYYLLLYITQGGILFALVEWLALLGGGYFLFSATDYLTGQRDQAKQLLTIFYILVSGLGFGGGYATIVALPFLFAGFSLVARYLSNPNHDKGFLRLGIFLALSFFIEPLTSLLFIVAITVGLLVFNIGHGRFIHGIYQFFTTALGFSLLFYPLGYYVIISGGFEEALSRFLYPFTSMVAFTNPQLAENALFYGLLTFGLGSFILVFLGLFQSKASRLYVISVPASFVLLFVLALLLLSREPLHGSHLILILLFLLLLLMTSIRGEHSGRIARRRRREEVPTLWKKFMRGNLYLPILVVVYLIAVPFVARFVLHPASYSEQHQVVDRIKQETSEGDQIYIWDSHVQIYKESQRLAGSMFSSPLFYTNTEENKTSLINDLKENQPKLIVVNDKVPVWSEVETLLKENYQQVKTDYSEFKVYKIK
- a CDS encoding cardiolipin synthase, translating into MKYRKFQLLMSKYGFSLLIMLLELSLVFGLFLYLGRMAPILWVILLIIMSMATIVAIVNRSMTPESKVMWLVVTFVPIIGPLLYLMFGERRLSKKEIKQLDKLGSMHFREDNSKALRQKLKEEDKAAYGVIKSLLSMDNNADVYDRTASQFFPSGESMWQHMLEDLKKAEKFIFLEYYIVEEGLMWNSILDILEQKAAQGVEVKMLYDDIGCMATLPGDYTIQLRSRGIEAHKFNKVIPRLTVAYNNRDHRKILVIDGQIAYTGGINLADEYINHVERFGYWKDSGIRLDGPGVKALTRLFLMTWYINRGEISDFDQYHLENQPCSGQGLCIPYGSGPKPIFRTQVGKKVYQSLINQATDLVYITTPYLIIDYDLTESIKNAAMRGVDVRIVTPFIPDKKLIQLITRGAYPDLLSTGVRIFEYSPGFIHSKQILVDKDFATVGTINLDYRSLLHHYENAVLLYKTESITEIQKDFQEIFSVSQEIFPHTIKNSWYQKLIKEIAQLFAPIL
- a CDS encoding dihydrofolate synthase; the protein is MFEVEEWLHSRIGLNFRSGLGRMQEAVDLLGNPEKSYPIIHVTGTNGKGSTIAFMKELFMGHGKKVATFTSPHIVSINDRICINGQPIADADFIRLAEQVKEMEKTLLQTHDQLSFFELLTLIAFLYFREQEVDLVLLEVGIGGLLDTTNVVTGEIAVITSIGLDHQETLGDSLEAIAEQKAGIFKAGKKAVIAKLPPEASLVCQEKAESLAADLYQAGQDFSMLNGDFSSSLGTLSQLKIGLEGAYQQENAALALQVFLLFMREGKEVVDEQAVRQALAKTHWAGRLERIRPQIYLDGAHNLPALTRLVEFIKEKEQEGYRPQILFGALKRKDYQGMLGYLTENLPQVELKVAGFDYQGALDEKDVLGYDVIPSYREFISSFEERSDAQDLLFVTGSLYFISEVRSHLQEHEQIN